In Anaerolineales bacterium, the following are encoded in one genomic region:
- a CDS encoding TIGR03943 family protein: MTARRYAVLKIVMLLGLGIYLLYKTFSGTLYFYISDRFTWLVLFGGAGFVLLGLAALRNLLRQAAPGHSHASNWTVLIVAVPLLFGFLVPDRPLDSSALDTRGLTTNTGLGGGAWSNVELSLPSDQRSVLDWVRTFNFASDPSIYTGEPADVIGFVYHDDRLGADEFMVGRFAVTCCVADAFAVGVIVRTPQAADWPSNAWVHISGQVAVGQFDGRPYPVIEAASIKEVPVPPQPYLFP; encoded by the coding sequence ATGACTGCACGCCGCTACGCCGTACTCAAAATTGTCATGCTGCTGGGGCTGGGTATTTACCTGCTCTACAAAACTTTCTCCGGCACGCTGTATTTCTATATCAGCGACCGCTTCACCTGGCTGGTGCTGTTCGGTGGGGCCGGGTTTGTCTTGCTGGGGCTGGCGGCTCTGCGTAACCTGTTGCGCCAGGCGGCGCCTGGGCACAGCCATGCCAGCAATTGGACAGTCTTGATCGTGGCCGTGCCGCTGCTGTTCGGTTTTCTGGTGCCAGACCGGCCGCTGGACAGCTCTGCTTTGGATACGCGCGGCCTGACCACCAACACGGGCCTGGGGGGCGGCGCCTGGTCGAATGTGGAATTGAGTTTGCCCTCCGACCAGCGCAGTGTGCTGGACTGGGTGCGCACTTTTAACTTCGCCAGTGATCCCTCTATCTATACGGGAGAACCGGCTGATGTGATCGGCTTCGTTTATCACGATGATCGTCTGGGCGCGGATGAATTCATGGTGGGGCGCTTTGCGGTGACCTGCTGTGTGGCCGACGCTTTTGCGGTGGGCGTGATCGTGCGCACTCCCCAGGCCGCCGATTGGCCCAGCAACGCCTGGGTGCACATCAGCGGTCAGGTGGCGGTGGGCCAGTTTGACGGCCGGCCCTATCCGGTGATCGAGGCCGCCAGCATCAAAGAAGTGCCCGTGCCGCCGCAACCGTATTTGTTCCCATGA
- a CDS encoding permease translates to MNKVFNILGLLGLALLLLAAFLGVQNWAVAGFTLPDQFYTLSTIFLGIFIEAAPFLLMGTLASGFVEVFLDRDAIQRLMPKNALLGAVAGGLLGFIFPVCECGVIPLTRRFFSKGLAPATGIAFLLASPVINPIVVASTYAAYGWGPVLFWRIGLSLFIAVAVGLVFALQPRPAQLLKPMPLIQISGASVDHPHIAPAAPGLGPRIQRALVIAGDEFFEMGRYLIAGSLLAALLQTVVPQTALLAVGSGPLLSVLVMMALAVLLSICSTVDAFVSLAFVGSFTSGSILSFLVFGPMVDIKSVMLYLQVFQRKTVLYIVWLVFLFVLLASVFINLNIGI, encoded by the coding sequence ATGAACAAGGTTTTCAATATTCTGGGTTTGCTGGGGTTGGCGCTCTTGCTGCTGGCGGCCTTTCTTGGTGTCCAAAATTGGGCGGTGGCGGGTTTTACCCTCCCGGATCAGTTTTATACGCTCTCCACCATTTTTCTGGGGATTTTCATTGAAGCAGCGCCCTTTTTGCTGATGGGCACCCTGGCCTCCGGTTTTGTGGAGGTCTTTCTTGACCGGGATGCGATCCAAAGGCTGATGCCCAAGAATGCCCTGCTGGGGGCAGTGGCGGGCGGTTTGCTGGGCTTCATTTTCCCGGTATGTGAGTGCGGTGTCATCCCGCTGACCAGGCGCTTTTTCAGCAAAGGTCTGGCGCCGGCCACCGGCATTGCCTTTTTGCTGGCTTCCCCGGTGATCAACCCGATCGTGGTGGCCAGTACCTACGCGGCCTATGGCTGGGGGCCGGTCTTGTTTTGGCGCATTGGCCTCAGCCTGTTTATTGCCGTGGCGGTGGGCCTGGTGTTCGCCTTGCAGCCGCGCCCGGCCCAGTTGTTGAAGCCCATGCCGCTGATCCAGATCAGCGGCGCCAGTGTGGACCATCCCCACATCGCCCCGGCTGCGCCGGGCTTGGGGCCGCGTATCCAGCGCGCCCTGGTCATCGCCGGCGATGAATTCTTCGAGATGGGTCGTTACCTGATCGCCGGTTCGCTGCTCGCCGCGCTGCTGCAAACCGTGGTGCCGCAGACGGCTTTGCTGGCGGTAGGTTCCGGCCCGCTGCTTTCTGTGCTGGTGATGATGGCTTTGGCCGTTCTGCTCTCGATCTGTTCCACGGTGGATGCTTTTGTCTCGCTGGCTTTCGTGGGCAGCTTCACCAGCGGCTCGATCCTCTCTTTCCTGGTCTTCGGTCCCATGGTGGACATCAAGAGCGTGATGCTTTATCTGCAAGTCTTTCAGCGCAAGACTGTCTTGTACATTGTCTGGTTGGTGTTCTTGTTTGTTTTGCTGGCCAGCGTTTTCATCAATCTCAATATAGGGATCTAG
- a CDS encoding RNHCP domain-containing protein translates to MAKHFQRRPEDFTCAHCGTQAQGDGYTNHCPACLHSLHVDLSPGDRLAGCKGLMAPVAVEQKDGQYRILHRCQRCGYQKWNRAAADDSFERLLDVARRRAGPS, encoded by the coding sequence ATGGCTAAGCATTTCCAGCGCCGCCCAGAGGACTTCACCTGCGCCCACTGTGGGACGCAGGCGCAGGGGGATGGTTACACCAATCACTGTCCCGCCTGCCTGCACAGCCTGCATGTGGATCTGAGCCCCGGCGACCGGCTGGCGGGCTGCAAAGGTCTGATGGCTCCGGTAGCTGTGGAGCAGAAAGACGGCCAGTATCGCATTCTGCATCGCTGCCAGCGCTGCGGCTACCAAAAATGGAACCGGGCTGCGGCAGATGACAGCTTCGAGCGTTTGCTGGATGTGGCGCGCCGCCGGGCCGGCCCCAGCTAA
- the mutY gene encoding A/G-specific adenine glycosylase, which translates to MKSLIAEPLLRWYASRQRSLPWRTQPEPYAVWVAEIMAQQTRLESMLPYYQRWMARFPTLRSLAEAEQQEVLGLWEGLGYYSRARNLHRAAQMVLADYGGQLPGRLEDLRRLPGIGAYTAGAIASLAFGLDVPAVDGNAIRVLARVFDVDLPLGSGAAQQRFWQLAAEHLPPGKAAEYNQALMDLGASLCSPRRPQCDLCPLEAICQACQLGLQAQRPVRAVRAATPLRRMAAAVLCKGEQVLVARRPEGGLLGGLWEFPNLELQEDQPAQAQLRAAFGLKSKGRVLGEFTHAYSHFKVELQALAYVVEQVPTSLAPSGVWVRLADLQDLPMGKLDRSIANVLRHGLE; encoded by the coding sequence TTGAAATCCCTGATCGCTGAACCTCTGCTGCGCTGGTATGCCTCTCGCCAGCGCAGCCTGCCTTGGCGTACCCAGCCAGAGCCGTATGCCGTGTGGGTGGCGGAGATCATGGCGCAGCAAACCCGGCTGGAGAGCATGCTGCCTTATTATCAGCGCTGGATGGCGCGCTTCCCCACGCTGCGCAGCCTGGCCGAGGCCGAGCAGCAAGAGGTGCTCGGTTTGTGGGAGGGGCTGGGCTACTACAGCCGGGCGCGCAACCTGCACCGGGCTGCCCAAATGGTGCTGGCAGACTATGGCGGCCAACTGCCGGGCCGCCTTGAAGACTTACGGCGCCTGCCTGGGATTGGCGCCTACACGGCTGGGGCGATCGCCTCGCTGGCTTTCGGCCTGGACGTGCCGGCGGTGGATGGCAATGCCATCCGCGTACTGGCGCGCGTTTTCGATGTGGATCTGCCTCTGGGCAGCGGAGCCGCGCAGCAACGCTTTTGGCAGCTGGCCGCGGAGCATCTGCCGCCGGGCAAGGCCGCAGAGTACAACCAGGCGCTGATGGATCTGGGCGCCAGCCTGTGCAGCCCGCGCCGCCCGCAGTGCGACCTGTGCCCGCTGGAAGCGATCTGCCAGGCGTGCCAACTTGGCCTGCAGGCGCAGCGCCCGGTGCGCGCCGTGAGGGCGGCCACGCCGCTGCGACGGATGGCAGCGGCTGTGCTGTGCAAGGGCGAGCAAGTGCTGGTGGCGCGCCGCCCCGAGGGCGGCCTGCTGGGCGGCCTGTGGGAGTTCCCCAATCTGGAACTGCAAGAGGACCAGCCTGCGCAGGCTCAGCTGCGCGCCGCCTTCGGCCTGAAGTCAAAGGGCCGGGTGCTGGGCGAGTTCACGCATGCCTACAGCCACTTCAAGGTGGAATTGCAGGCGTTGGCCTATGTGGTCGAGCAAGTTCCCACCAGCTTGGCTCCGAGCGGTGTCTGGGTTCGCCTGGCGGACCTGCAGGACCTGCCGATGGGCAAACTGGACCGCAGCATCGCCAATGTGCTGCGCCATGGCCTAGAATAG
- a CDS encoding MBL fold metallo-hydrolase: protein MEITWYGHSCFRVTERSMPTVVVDPYDHHSVGFKPLKLKGDIVAISHDAPGHNFVSGVKGAEWELRGPGEYEIGGVFITAVPMRGENQSRNIVFVLDYDGVSVAHLGDMTKPPSQTQLEAIGNVDVLLVPVGGGNALNASKAAEVVSMIEPGIVIPMHYKVEGSTLALNALKPFLQDMGVSEEKAEPSLKISKGASPQETKVVVLEASQ from the coding sequence ATGGAAATTACCTGGTACGGACACTCCTGTTTTCGCGTCACGGAGCGCAGCATGCCGACTGTGGTGGTGGACCCTTACGATCACCATAGCGTCGGTTTCAAGCCGCTCAAGCTTAAAGGCGACATCGTGGCCATCAGCCACGACGCTCCGGGTCACAACTTTGTCAGCGGCGTTAAAGGCGCTGAATGGGAATTGCGCGGCCCGGGCGAATACGAAATTGGCGGCGTCTTCATCACCGCCGTGCCTATGCGCGGCGAGAACCAATCCCGCAATATCGTCTTTGTCCTGGACTATGACGGGGTCAGCGTGGCCCACTTGGGTGATATGACCAAGCCGCCCAGCCAGACCCAGTTGGAAGCGATTGGCAATGTGGATGTGCTGCTGGTGCCTGTCGGCGGCGGCAACGCCTTGAACGCCAGCAAAGCAGCTGAAGTGGTCTCCATGATCGAGCCGGGCATTGTGATCCCCATGCATTACAAGGTGGAAGGCAGCACTCTCGCGCTTAATGCGCTTAAGCCTTTTCTGCAGGACATGGGCGTCTCGGAAGAAAAAGCCGAACCTTCTTTGAAGATCAGCAAAGGCGCAAGCCCTCAGGAAACCAAAGTGGTGGTGCTTGAGGCCAGCCAATGA
- a CDS encoding family 16 glycosylhydrolase yields the protein MQIRSTPGAAVEPAANGWRLSLPAGDAGQYRLAQLDDYSRLPRRAFPHRPPCSLQMRARAAKALPGTWGFGLWNDPFGLSLGLRGTQGRLPSLPNAAWFFFASAENHLSLHDEQPGYGALVGGYASQLPIALLAPGVIAAPLLAWRPAARQLRRIAARAVQQDLHALVLDTTAWHTYHILWDETGLEFRVDGQAVLRSSLQPRPPLGLVLWLDNQYAAWRPDGSLAAGSLATPPGCWIEISDLHIE from the coding sequence ATGCAAATCCGCAGCACGCCCGGGGCGGCCGTGGAGCCGGCGGCTAACGGCTGGCGGCTCAGCCTGCCCGCCGGTGACGCAGGGCAGTACCGCCTGGCCCAGCTGGACGACTACAGCCGCCTGCCGCGCCGCGCTTTCCCGCACCGCCCGCCCTGCAGCCTGCAGATGCGCGCCCGCGCCGCCAAAGCCCTGCCCGGCACCTGGGGCTTCGGGCTGTGGAACGACCCTTTTGGATTGTCTCTGGGGCTGCGCGGCACACAGGGCCGGCTGCCCAGCCTGCCCAACGCGGCTTGGTTCTTCTTCGCTTCCGCCGAAAACCATCTCTCTCTGCACGATGAGCAGCCCGGCTACGGCGCGCTGGTGGGCGGGTATGCCTCCCAGCTGCCGATCGCCCTGTTGGCCCCAGGCGTGATCGCCGCCCCCCTGCTGGCCTGGCGGCCCGCCGCCCGCCAACTGCGCCGCATTGCCGCCCGCGCCGTGCAGCAGGACCTGCACGCACTGGTGCTGGACACAACAGCCTGGCACACCTACCACATCCTTTGGGACGAAACCGGCCTGGAATTCCGAGTAGACGGCCAAGCGGTATTGCGCAGCTCGCTGCAGCCGCGGCCGCCGCTGGGTCTGGTACTATGGCTGGACAATCAATACGCCGCCTGGCGGCCGGACGGCTCACTGGCGGCAGGCAGCCTGGCCACGCCCCCCGGCTGTTGGATAGAGATCAGCGACCTCCACATTGAATAA
- a CDS encoding glycosyltransferase family 4 protein, with amino-acid sequence MPKVSGVGGMVSFEAKFRAGLAARGITVTQNLEDEDYQAILVIGGSRQLPALRRAARRGIRVVQRLDGMNWLQRKTRTGLRHWLRAETANLLLAYIRDSLANHIVYQSQFVKGWWARQYRQNQTPSRVIYNGVDLGSFSPKGPERPPNDHIRILILEGSLQGGYELGLESGTALAAGLQSALGQPVRLAVAGQVGAAVRQKWNANNTAIEWLGVLPNAQVPALCRGAHLLYSSDINAACPNSVIEALACGLPVLAYDTGALPEMVPDSAGRVVPYGGDPWQLDPPDIAALVQGAQAILADLDNLRAGARQQAEAAFGLEAMLDAYIGALHG; translated from the coding sequence GTGCCCAAAGTCTCTGGTGTAGGCGGCATGGTTTCCTTCGAGGCCAAGTTCCGCGCCGGCCTGGCGGCCCGCGGCATCACTGTCACCCAAAACCTGGAAGATGAAGACTACCAGGCGATACTGGTGATCGGCGGCAGCCGCCAGCTGCCGGCTTTGCGCCGCGCCGCCCGGCGCGGCATCCGCGTGGTGCAGCGGCTGGACGGCATGAATTGGCTGCAACGCAAGACCCGCACAGGGCTGCGCCACTGGCTGCGAGCTGAAACCGCCAACCTGCTGCTGGCCTATATTCGCGACAGCCTGGCCAACCACATCGTCTACCAAAGCCAGTTTGTCAAAGGCTGGTGGGCGCGCCAATACCGGCAAAACCAGACCCCTTCCAGGGTGATCTACAACGGCGTGGACCTGGGCAGCTTTTCTCCCAAAGGGCCTGAAAGACCGCCCAATGATCACATCCGCATCTTGATACTTGAAGGCAGCCTGCAGGGCGGCTACGAGCTGGGACTGGAGAGCGGCACAGCCCTGGCGGCCGGCCTGCAAAGCGCGCTGGGGCAGCCGGTGCGCCTGGCCGTCGCCGGCCAGGTGGGCGCGGCTGTGCGCCAGAAGTGGAACGCCAACAACACAGCGATTGAATGGCTGGGCGTGCTGCCCAATGCCCAAGTGCCGGCCCTGTGCCGCGGTGCGCACCTGTTGTATTCCTCGGACATTAACGCCGCCTGCCCCAATTCCGTGATCGAAGCCCTGGCCTGTGGGCTGCCGGTGCTGGCCTACGACACCGGTGCCCTGCCAGAAATGGTGCCGGACAGCGCCGGCCGCGTGGTGCCCTACGGCGGCGACCCCTGGCAGCTGGATCCTCCGGATATCGCGGCCCTGGTTCAGGGAGCGCAGGCGATCCTGGCGGACCTGGACAACTTGCGCGCTGGGGCCCGTCAGCAGGCCGAAGCCGCTTTCGGGCTGGAGGCCATGCTGGACGCGTACATCGGGGCACTGCATGGCTAA
- a CDS encoding glycosyltransferase → MAKFAAKLGVVQRVLPGYRAGFFDLLAESCRGGLGVFAGQARPTEGIAQAKQLEKAQWTQARNLHLFHGGLYLCWQGGLLDWLEAWNPDALVVEANPRYLSTPAALRWMQARKRPVLAWGLGAPPLAGPLAGWRTARRKRFLAQFDGVIAYSQQGAAQYRALGLPADKIFVAPNAASRRPAGKLPQRQSQQPLTLLYVGRLQARKRLDALLRACAGLPQQPRLLIVGDGPERDALEALARQVYPATEFRGALYGAQLAAAFAQADLFVLPGTGGLALQQAMSHGLPVIAAEGDGSQADMVTPANGWRLRPGDQAHLQATLAEALSQPERLPRMGAESYRLVQETFNLENMVAGFVAALNEVGG, encoded by the coding sequence ATGGCTAAGTTCGCCGCAAAGCTGGGCGTAGTGCAGCGCGTGCTGCCAGGCTACCGAGCCGGCTTCTTTGACCTGCTCGCCGAAAGCTGTCGCGGCGGACTGGGCGTATTTGCCGGGCAAGCGCGCCCCACAGAGGGCATTGCCCAGGCAAAGCAGCTGGAAAAGGCCCAATGGACGCAGGCCCGCAACCTGCACTTATTCCACGGTGGGCTGTATCTGTGCTGGCAAGGCGGCCTGCTGGATTGGCTGGAAGCTTGGAACCCGGATGCGCTGGTGGTGGAAGCCAACCCGCGCTACCTGAGTACTCCGGCCGCCCTGCGCTGGATGCAGGCCCGCAAGCGTCCCGTGTTGGCCTGGGGGCTGGGCGCACCGCCGCTGGCCGGCCCTTTGGCCGGGTGGCGTACCGCCCGGCGCAAGCGCTTCCTGGCGCAATTCGATGGCGTGATCGCCTATAGCCAGCAAGGCGCCGCGCAATACCGCGCCCTGGGGCTGCCCGCAGACAAAATATTCGTAGCACCCAACGCGGCCAGCCGCCGGCCGGCGGGCAAGCTGCCCCAACGACAAAGCCAACAGCCCTTGACCCTGTTGTACGTGGGCCGGCTGCAGGCCCGCAAGCGCCTGGACGCGCTGCTACGCGCCTGCGCCGGGTTGCCCCAGCAGCCGCGCTTGCTGATCGTGGGCGACGGGCCAGAACGCGACGCCCTGGAAGCCTTGGCTCGCCAGGTCTACCCGGCCACCGAATTCCGCGGTGCGTTGTACGGCGCTCAACTGGCCGCCGCCTTTGCCCAAGCCGACCTGTTCGTACTGCCCGGCACCGGCGGCCTGGCCCTGCAGCAAGCCATGAGCCACGGCCTGCCCGTCATCGCCGCTGAAGGCGACGGCAGCCAGGCAGACATGGTCACCCCGGCCAACGGCTGGCGTCTGCGCCCGGGCGACCAAGCCCACCTGCAAGCCACTCTGGCCGAGGCGCTCAGCCAGCCAGAACGCCTGCCACGGATGGGCGCCGAGTCCTACCGATTGGTGCAGGAAACCTTCAACCTGGAGAATATGGTGGCCGGTTTTGTAGCGGCGCTGAACGAGGTGGGCGGCTAA
- a CDS encoding glycosyltransferase family 4 protein has product MRILFVADGRSPTALRWMDYFIPRHEVHLVSTFPCEALAGLASFEVIPVAFSGAMAKDSPGGRGLRAALPAAWRARLRNWLAPATLGQAAQRLDAHIRRIQPDLVHAMRIPYEGILAAKAASSPLLISVWGNDFTLHADSSPLLATATRQALAAAEALHSDTHLDQERARGWGFNPEKPWLVLPGNGGVRSDIFYPAAKPPRELRVVNPRGIRAYVRNDSFFQAIPPVLAALPDVHFDCPGMQGEAEAERWVQRLGLAGRVHLLPQLSAAQLADTYRAAQVMASPSTHDGTPNSLLEAMASGLLPVCGDLPSIREWIEPGRNGLLVDPADAQALAAALLHGLKDAQLRQQAAEINQELVAERADYQANMLRATAFYEEISGIRA; this is encoded by the coding sequence ATGCGCATTTTGTTTGTAGCAGACGGCCGCTCCCCCACGGCGCTGCGCTGGATGGACTACTTCATCCCCCGGCATGAAGTGCACCTGGTGAGTACTTTCCCCTGCGAGGCGCTGGCTGGGCTGGCCTCTTTTGAGGTCATCCCCGTGGCATTCAGTGGAGCGATGGCCAAGGACAGCCCCGGCGGGCGCGGCCTGCGCGCCGCACTGCCCGCTGCCTGGCGGGCGCGGCTGCGCAACTGGCTGGCGCCCGCCACGCTGGGTCAAGCCGCCCAGCGGCTGGACGCCCACATCCGGCGCATTCAGCCTGACCTGGTGCACGCCATGCGCATCCCCTACGAAGGCATTTTGGCCGCCAAGGCCGCCAGCTCGCCGCTGCTCATCTCGGTATGGGGCAACGATTTCACGCTGCATGCCGACAGCAGCCCGCTGCTGGCGACAGCCACACGCCAAGCGCTGGCGGCGGCAGAAGCCCTGCACAGCGACACTCACCTGGACCAAGAGCGCGCCCGCGGCTGGGGCTTCAACCCCGAAAAGCCCTGGCTGGTGCTGCCCGGCAACGGCGGCGTGCGCAGTGACATTTTCTATCCAGCTGCCAAGCCGCCCCGGGAACTGCGCGTGGTGAACCCGCGCGGCATCCGCGCCTATGTACGCAATGACAGCTTCTTCCAGGCCATACCCCCGGTATTGGCCGCCCTGCCCGACGTGCACTTTGACTGCCCGGGTATGCAGGGTGAAGCTGAGGCCGAGCGCTGGGTACAGCGTCTGGGGCTGGCGGGGCGCGTGCATCTTTTGCCGCAGCTCTCCGCCGCCCAGTTGGCAGACACTTATCGCGCCGCGCAGGTGATGGCCTCGCCCAGCACGCACGACGGCACGCCCAACAGCCTGCTGGAAGCCATGGCCAGCGGCCTGCTGCCGGTGTGCGGCGACCTGCCTTCGATCCGCGAATGGATCGAGCCCGGGCGCAATGGCCTGCTGGTGGACCCGGCGGATGCACAGGCCCTGGCCGCCGCGCTGCTGCACGGGTTGAAGGACGCCCAACTGCGCCAGCAGGCGGCCGAGATCAACCAGGAGCTGGTGGCGGAACGCGCCGACTACCAAGCCAATATGCTGAGAGCAACCGCGTTTTATGAGGAGATCAGTGGTATTCGCGCTTGA
- a CDS encoding ChaB family protein — translation MPYKTIAQLPKGVKNNLPKHAKRIYKEAYNSAWEQYDQDEERAHRVAWSAVKKAGYQKDADGDWKKLD, via the coding sequence ATGCCTTATAAGACGATCGCGCAATTGCCCAAGGGGGTGAAAAACAACCTGCCCAAGCACGCCAAGCGCATCTACAAAGAAGCTTACAACTCCGCCTGGGAGCAGTACGACCAGGATGAAGAGCGCGCCCACCGCGTGGCCTGGTCGGCGGTCAAGAAGGCCGGCTATCAGAAGGACGCGGATGGTGATTGGAAGAAGCTGGACTAA
- a CDS encoding DUF4126 domain-containing protein, translated as MIEILTNIGTAFGLSSSAGLNAYLPLLIVALTAKYTTLIKLNQPWDLMTNWWVIGVLAVLVVIEITVDKIPAVDTVNDVLQSVGRPAAGAILFASSSGAVGELHPILALIAGLFLAGGVHAVKTAARPAVTASTLGTGNWLVSLVEDVVVLVSAILAILVPLVIVLLVIFMFLAFLWWKNRPFKPQATA; from the coding sequence ATGATCGAAATCTTGACCAACATTGGCACCGCTTTTGGCCTGTCGTCTTCGGCAGGCCTGAATGCGTATTTGCCGCTGTTGATTGTGGCGCTGACTGCCAAATACACCACTCTGATCAAGCTCAACCAGCCCTGGGATCTGATGACCAACTGGTGGGTGATCGGTGTGTTGGCGGTTTTGGTGGTGATCGAGATCACGGTGGACAAGATCCCGGCCGTGGACACGGTCAACGATGTGTTGCAGTCGGTCGGTCGCCCGGCGGCTGGCGCCATTCTGTTCGCCTCCAGTTCCGGCGCGGTCGGTGAACTGCACCCCATCCTGGCCCTGATCGCCGGCTTGTTCCTGGCGGGCGGTGTACATGCGGTCAAGACTGCGGCACGCCCAGCCGTCACCGCCAGCACCCTGGGCACGGGCAACTGGCTTGTCAGCCTGGTGGAAGATGTCGTCGTGCTGGTTTCAGCCATCCTGGCCATCCTGGTGCCGCTGGTCATCGTGTTGCTGGTGATCTTCATGTTCCTGGCTTTCCTGTGGTGGAAGAACCGCCCATTCAAGCCGCAAGCCACAGCTTAA
- the lpdA gene encoding dihydrolipoyl dehydrogenase produces the protein MANYDVIVIGAGPGGYVAAIRAAQLGKKVAIVDKEFLGGICLNVGCIPSKALLKNAEVAHTLRTKGEEFGFSFTNLKVDYGAAVKRSRQVSERLVKGIDFLMKKNKIDVIWGTAKLTAKDTVEVTPKKGAAESHKAKDIVIATGATAMSVPGVEADGKQILTYWPAILQETLPKSVVIVGGGAIGLEFATVWSAYGSQVTLVEMLDRIAPLEDEEVSKELAKAMTKNGINVKTSTKLEKVEKTKSKVKVTVSGKDGQETIEAEQILLAIGFRPNTADLGLEAAGVKLGQRGEILIDERMATNVAGIWAVGDVTAKLMLAHVGSAMGIICAENIAGVETVTLDYRMMPRATYCHPQVASFGFTEAQAKEAGYEVKVSKFNFQANGKALGLADYGGWVKLVTDARYGEILGAHMIGPEVTELLPELTIAQMAELTAAEIARNVHAHPSLSEVLMEVAHAAEGEAIHM, from the coding sequence ATGGCAAATTACGACGTGATTGTGATCGGGGCCGGCCCCGGCGGTTATGTGGCCGCCATCCGTGCCGCCCAGTTGGGTAAGAAAGTCGCCATCGTGGACAAGGAATTCCTCGGCGGCATTTGCTTGAACGTAGGCTGTATCCCCTCCAAAGCGCTGCTTAAGAACGCCGAAGTGGCCCATACCCTGCGCACCAAGGGCGAGGAATTTGGCTTCAGCTTCACCAATCTCAAAGTGGATTACGGCGCGGCGGTCAAGCGCAGCCGCCAGGTCTCTGAACGACTGGTCAAAGGCATCGACTTTTTGATGAAGAAGAACAAGATCGATGTGATTTGGGGGACGGCCAAACTGACCGCCAAGGACACGGTGGAAGTGACCCCCAAGAAGGGCGCCGCCGAAAGCCACAAAGCCAAAGATATTGTGATCGCCACCGGAGCCACCGCCATGAGCGTGCCCGGGGTGGAGGCGGACGGCAAGCAGATCCTGACCTATTGGCCCGCCATCCTGCAGGAAACCCTGCCCAAATCGGTTGTGATCGTTGGCGGCGGCGCCATCGGCCTGGAGTTCGCCACGGTCTGGAGCGCTTACGGCAGCCAGGTGACCCTGGTGGAGATGCTGGACCGCATCGCCCCGCTGGAGGACGAAGAGGTCAGCAAAGAGCTGGCCAAGGCCATGACCAAGAACGGCATCAACGTCAAAACCAGCACCAAGCTGGAGAAGGTCGAGAAGACCAAATCCAAGGTCAAGGTTACTGTTTCAGGCAAGGACGGCCAGGAAACCATCGAAGCTGAGCAGATCCTGCTGGCGATTGGCTTCCGCCCCAACACTGCTGACCTGGGGCTGGAGGCGGCCGGCGTCAAGCTGGGCCAGCGCGGCGAGATCCTCATCGACGAGCGCATGGCCACCAACGTGGCCGGCATCTGGGCCGTGGGCGATGTGACCGCCAAGCTGATGCTGGCCCATGTCGGTTCCGCCATGGGCATCATCTGCGCCGAGAACATCGCCGGCGTGGAAACCGTCACCCTGGACTATCGCATGATGCCGCGGGCGACTTATTGCCATCCACAGGTGGCCTCCTTCGGCTTCACCGAGGCGCAGGCCAAAGAAGCCGGCTACGAGGTCAAGGTCTCCAAGTTCAACTTCCAGGCGAACGGCAAGGCGCTGGGTTTGGCGGACTACGGCGGCTGGGTCAAGCTGGTCACCGATGCCCGCTATGGTGAGATCCTGGGCGCCCACATGATCGGCCCCGAGGTCACCGAACTGCTGCCGGAGCTGACCATCGCCCAGATGGCCGAGCTGACCGCCGCTGAGATCGCCCGCAACGTGCATGCCCACCCCAGCCTCTCGGAAGTGCTGATGGAAGTGGCCCACGCCGCGGAAGGCGAAGCCATCCACATGTAA